Below is a window of Procambarus clarkii isolate CNS0578487 chromosome 19, FALCON_Pclarkii_2.0, whole genome shotgun sequence DNA.
TTAACACTATGCTCCATAGAGCTTGGCAGACCTTAACACTATGCTCCATTGAGCTGTGGcaaagcttaaaactgggctatGTAGAGCTGGGGGCACAGTTTAATATTAAAAGCACCATAGGGTTCTATCAAACCTTAACACTATGCTCCATAGAGCTTTGGCAGTCCTTAACACTATGATACATAGAGTTGTGGCATCCCTTATACCTTTCTGCTCCTCAGAGCTGTGGCAGATTATAAAACTATGcttcttagagctgtagcagacaTTAACACTGTGCTCCATAGAGCTGGGGCAAACCTTATCACATTACGCCCCACAGAGCTGTAGGAGACCTTAACACTGTGCCCAATAAAGCTGTGGCAGATCttaacactatactccatgaagcTGGGGCAACCGTTATCACACTACGCTCCCCAGAGCTGTACCGGACCTTATCACCATGCTCCATAGAGCTGTGGCAGATTTTAGCACCATGCTCCATAGAGCTGGGGCAGATTTTAGCACCATGCTCCATAGAGCTGTGGCAGATTTTAGCACCATGCTCCATAGAACTATGGCGAAGCGTAACACACGACACTGCTTAAAGTTGAAGTAGACATTAACATTGGACAAGTATTTTTGTTGTGACCAATCACAGGCTAATCTCAGGCATCTGGCCTCCACCCTGGGACAGGCAAAGAAAAAAATACGGACAGGCAGACAAAACAGATAAACAGGCAAACAGACATTATCCTTTACAGACTTTCTAGGGTTTTATTATGTTTTACTCAATTATGATGTTCATTTGTTGTTAAAATTGGACAAAATCTTGAGGAATGTCTTAGAAATTTaacgaaacattgagaaattTTGTAAAATTTGtataaaatattgagaaaatttgtacaTTTTGTATAAAGAACTGAAAAAATAGTAAAAAATTGACAAAAATGTAgagaaaatttgaaaaaaaaaaaatgacaaaatATTTTTGACACTGACTCTATTTCCTGACAGACCTTAAGGAGATATTTCACACCCAAGTGCTGACAGACAGATGGACAAGCTGTCAGAAATCAAACAAATCGATACAGTGACCTAAGTAATGAACCAGCACAATGTGAGGGCTCAGGTTATCTGACCTTTCCGGTCGTCAGGCGTGTGACCTTCGGAGgtcaggaaggggagggggtgtaggggtgaAGATCATATGTTTGGCGTAGGTTAAGGTCAGATGATTCAACCTTCGGTGGGTCAGGAATGACGACCTGGGGCAGTTTAATCATGAGGGAGGTCAGGCGGATATGGAGGCTTTATCCAGACCCGAGTGAAGTATTGGTCAAGGCGGAGACAGATGCTGTGGTTACTGCCGTATTATTTAATGTTGCTGCTATAATGCAAGTGGGGCTTCCTGTGGAGGGTCATTTAGAGGGTGCGCAGCTTGGGGTAACAGACAAACTTGTGCAATGGTTGGCAACTATATAGATGTCCCCAGCTGTAGATCGACTACCAGGGGCTCCTGTGTACTTGCCTCAGTGCCTTCATTCAGTTCTCAGCTGGACCACCTTAGTACAGTCATGCAGAAGAGTAGAGGACCAAGGGGAAATCTCcctgttgtgtatatatataaatatatatatatatatatatatatatatatatatatatatatatatatatatatatatatatatatatatatacatatatatatatatatatatatatatatatatatatttatatatatatatatatatatatatatatatatatatatatatatatatatatatatatatatattttcaggtAGTTGCATTAACCAAGTTTTACATCACGATCATGTGATATAATGGAAATTGCCCACCTTATTGGTGTCATTGTTGGGGTGACCAGAAAGACAAAATTATTATTACTGTTTTAATTTCGAAGCGATAAATTAATATACAAAGTTTCTCAGTgaataaatattttaataaatagTAAGTGAAATGACAGTTGAAGAATTGAGAAAGAAATATATTTGTAGAGCGGAGAtgagggtggtgggtgagggagaaggGTGTTTCCCTCATTTTCCTCATATTCATCCTCATACTTCCTCATCTACTCTGTCAGGCACTCTGCCTCGCCGCCTCCTACACTGGAGGCCCTCAGCAAGTGGAGCGAGTcaacaacataacaacatacaAATCGTAAGTCAGTCACAGTGATGATGCGAGTGTTATGTCCAGCAGAGAATGGTGTTTATTTCCTGTCGTCGTGTTCCTCAGAGGACACGAAGGATCCCTGCCTGCCGTCGGCCTTGACGCCGCTCGCCGTGGCCGGCACGGCGTTAGACTCCAGAACACGGAAGCCATTTTCATCAGCGATGTACTTGACGAAGTACTTCACACCTTCCGGAGAAGTCCAACTGAAATGAAAAACCAAAATGTCAACAATGACCAAATTTTCAGGTTTACGAGCTGAACTTCACACAAATATTTGCACTGAAAAGGAAACGTCTTTTAATTGTCGACTTGATCTGTTAGTGAAGATTGTCACCTGTAGGAGCCGGtgatggtgttgtcgtcgtcgatgtcCTGCACCTGGTGGCTGTCCTCAGCGGAGAAGTCGAAGTCTGGGCGGGCGGCGACCATGGCGACCAGACCCAGGAAGACCAGCACCTGACGGAGGCACAACAAGACCAATATCACATCACCGCCATCCCACAAGCCACCCGTTAACAGTCAGAACAGTAAGTTTTTTTGTATTAAAAGTTTTTGTAtaaattttgtattatttttaataatattaaAGTTAATGTAAGAGAATCAGTCACAATTCAAACATAATTTTGGACTATTGATGTATGTACATCCAGGATCGGAGCTggtttaaaatatatttttttcggAAAAATGACTCTTTAATGGATTGTTAATCCATTTCTCGTGACGGCAACCCACGATGCACTTATGCATTCCGTGTCTAGTTGGAGTAACTGTCTTGGACAGTGACTGTCCAGGTGTGACTGTCTTAGACGGTAACTCACGCAACACTTCATGATGGCTGTGGtagactgtggtggctgtggtagactgtggtggtggctgcgtCAGGGGAAGCTTTGATACAACGGCCTCAGGAAAGGAGGACTTTATAGGCGGTGAATTAGGTCATCATTCGCGCCATGCTAGTTGGTCAGCTTGCATAAGGTCACGTTGTCCCTGACACGCTGTCAGTGAGACCCGAATATCCCTTACCACGCCCTGTAGCCGCTACCACCGTATAATGACCCATGCAGCTGCCACGCCcacctgctgctactgctgccacAGTACAATGACTCCCACAACTATGTCAATACCTTGTGGGGCACCACTCTGGCCCTGACACTCAGACCTTGTGGGGCACCACTCTGGCCCTGACACTCAGACCTTGTGGGGCACCACTCTGGCCCTGACACTCAGACCTTGTGGGGCACCACTCTGGCCCTGACACTCAGACCTTGTGGGGCACCACTCTGGCCCTGACACTCAGACCTTGTGGGGCACCACTCTGGCCCCTAACACTCAGACCTTGTTTCTGGCACCACTCTGGCCCCTAACACTCAGACCTTGTTTCTGGCACCACTCTGGCCCTGACACTCAGACCTTGTGGGGCACCACTCTGGCCCCTAACACTCAGACCTTGTTTCTGGCACCACTCTGGCCCCTAACACTCAGACCTTGTGGGGCACCACTCTGGCCCCTAACACTCAGACCTTGTTTCTGGCACCACTCTGGCCCTGACACTCAGACCTTGTGGGGCACCACTCTGGCCCCTAACACTCAGACCTTGTTTCTGGCACCACTCTGGCCCCTAACACTCAGACCTTGTTTCTGGCACCACTCTGGCCCCTAACACTCAGACCTTGTGGGGCACCACTCTGGCCCCTAACACTCAGACCTTGTGGGGCACCACTCTGGCCCCTAACACTCAGACCTTGTGGGGCACCACTCTGGCCCCTAACACTCAGACCTTGTTTCTGGCACCACTCTGGCCCCTAACACTCAGACCTTGTTTCTGGCACCACTCTGGCCCTGACACTCAGACCTTGTGGGGCACCACTCTGGCCCCTAACACTCAGACCTTGTGGGGCACCACTCTGGCCCCTAACACTCAGACCTTGTTTCTGGCACCACTCTGGCCCTGACACTCAGACCTTGTGGGGCACCACTCTGGCCCCTAACACTCAGACCTTGTTTCTGGCACCACTCTGGCCCTGACACTCAGACCTTGTGGGGCACCACTCTGGCCCCTAACACTCAGACCTTGTTTCTGGCACCACTCTGGCCCCTAACACTCAGACCTTGTTTCTGGCACCACTCTGGCCCTGACACTCAGACCTTGTGGGGCACCACTCTGGCCCCTAACACTCAGACCTTGTTTCTGGCACCACTCTGGCCCTGACACTCAGACCTTGTGAGGCAACACTCTGGCCCTGACACTCAGACCTTGTGTggcactactctggcactgacgtCAGAGATTACCTAAGCCTGATTGGTGAGACGCACGAAGGCCTTCACAAAATACCGGGACTCTTAGACACCGTTACACAAACGCCAAGTCATTATTAACTCCACATGTTTTTGAGCAAATATGTATTATGTATATTGgtattatgtatatatgtatttaagTATTCATTTATTTATGTATCTTTGTAATTATTTCTCTATGAATTTATGCAGTTTTGTGTTTTTAGATCTGTCCATATTTATTTACGAATCCGTGTGTCTTATATATGTCTTTCCATCTATATATCTCTGTATTTATATACCtcgaaatatatatttttgtacttATGTAACATTATACAGatgtgcatcaatatttttatgtATTTCTGCGTTTTTGTATCCTCGAAACAATGCCTTAAAGTTACTGTGTGTTTACATTCTGTCAAATTGGTGAAAAATGTAAAATATACAGACCCCGTCTGTTATACACCCGCTGTAGTACACACCTGATGTATGCTGTAGCTTTCACCTCGTGTATCATATACGTTTGAAGCATACAACCTCTTTAAAATCAACTGGGAGTTCTGTCCTGCTGTATCATACACCATATTTGGTTCCGTGAGCTTGGGTTCCATGGGGTGTTGTTCTATGAGGTGGTGTtctgtgtggaagggaaggtgttCTCAGGGTAAGTGTTCTGTGAGGTGTTCTCAGGGTAGGTGTTCTCAGGGTAGGTGTTCTCAGGGTAGGTGTTCTCAGGGTAGGTGTTCTGAGCGGTGTTTCGTGAGGTGCTGTTCCAGTAAGTAATGAGGCGTGAGGTGGTATTCTGTGATGAGGTGTTCTGTGAGGAGATGTTCTGtgagatggtgttctgggagGTGGTTCTCTTGTAGGTGGTGTTATATGAAGTGGTTTTCTGTGAGGTGGTGTTCTGGGAGGTGGTGTTCTTTAAAAGGGGAGAACAcgtagaggagaggagaggaggagggatgAAGGGAAAGAACGAAGAGAAAAAATAAaggggagggaagaatggaatggatggatgagggggagggaagaagggGAGGGATGAAGGGGAGggatgaaggggagggaaggaggggaaaaAAGGGGAGGGGTAAACAAAGTGGGTCACGTGATACAGTCAAGGGTCTTGACCTGGATCGGTCCAGTATAAAGTGTGGTCAGCGAGCCTGGTCATCACTCACTCCTCCACCACTGATCCACCATGAACACTTACGTGAGTAAACTAACTCAGTATCAAAGTATTCACTAAAGTCTTATTTGAGTAAACTAACTCAGAATCAAAGTATTCACGGATCGACGCCTTCTGCATAAACGTCAAACATTATTGATGACAAACTCGTAAAAATTATAAATTGGAAATTCATCAGATTGATTTTTCATCGTTGACTTCATTCATCTGTAGTTATGCTGACATCATTAATGTTGTAACATTTAATTCTGTAAATTATATCTTTTTCCATTTTTCAACAATTCTCATTACTCCTTCGACTGAATATTTTAACATTAGTCATTAGTTTACAAAATTCGTATGCCTCTCCAATTTCAGATTTACCAAAACCTAAATGAAGAATTATAACATTTGTCTATCTGTAGGCCTATTTTCTTAAATTGTTGATATTTTCTAGTCTATTAATCCCCGGTTACTTACTATTTCATTTACTCGTTGGGCAAAATAGTTCTTCTGTAGTGGAAGTCTACAACTTGAATTAATGTTCCTTTTGGAGAGCTTTATTTTTTGTGGGAAGCACGCTCTCCAAAAGTCTATTTTGTATTTCAATGTATTCTATTGATACATTCTTATACTGAGGAACATTTTCCTCAGATGATGTTCTCTTGGTTTAAAGATATTCAATTTGTATTCTTAATTTCTGGTAACATGGAAAATGTTATTTTGCTTCCTCCTCCTTTCCATTTTACCTGACCTCCTCCCTCCGTCAGTTGGTAGTCCTCCTGGGTGTGGCCGCCCTGGTCGCCGCCCGCCCAGACTTCAGCCTGGAGGACATCCACCAGGACCAAGTCATAGGCAAGGACAACACCATCACCGGCTCCTACAGGTGGGTTTCCTTACCTGCCTTAAGCCCCTCTCATCCCAACATCACCTGAACAATTACAAATATAAACTTTCTTTCAGCTTAAACCGCTGTCTTGTTTAATAAACGAATTATTAAGCTTATTAGCCTTAAGAAAGTTCGGTATTGATCAACTTGAGGGGAATGTAAACACGTTTCAATTTCTAACTTTTGTGTTAATGTAATATTTGGTGTTCCAGCTGGACGTCTCCTGAAGGCGTGGAATACTTTGTCAAGTACATCGCTGACAAAGACGGTTACCGCGTCCTGGAGTCCAACGCCGTCCCCGTCACCGCTGACGGCGTCAAGGCCGACGGTAGACAGGGATCCTTCGTGTCCTCTGAGGAAGACGACGACGACAGGAAGTAAACAAACTCCTGAGGACGTTCTCGCTTGATCACTCTGGCCAAGATCCTGATTGTTGCTGAGTTTACCAGacttgagtgtgagtgagagagtatgAGAGATGGTTCctgtcccctcactctcacctcacACTCCTCACCTTCCTCATCATTGTTCTGGGTTCCTGTTCaccattaatttattatttccttcAGACCTTTGTCTGAAAATATTTATTTACCCCAAATTCTGTTTAAGTAAATAAAATTGAAAGAGTAAAACTCTGTAATTCTTTAACCCTAAGATTGCACTCTATAGAACTGTGCCAGAGCTTAACACTATGCTGTTTAGAGCTGTGGCGAACCCTAACACCATGCTCCATAGAGCTGCGGCGGACCTTAACACATAACGTTCTATAGAGCTGTGGGATATCTTAACACAACAAATATTACGAGCTCTGTAAAGTCGCAGTATTGGCAGCCACGTGTTTGCTCAGTTAGTTTGCCAAGCTTTGTTTACACCACTTGTGTGCCAGCTGTGTTTACACCACATGTGTGCCAGCTGTGTTTACACCACGTGTGTGCCAAGCTTTGTTTACACCACATGTGTGCCAAGCTTTGTTTACACATGTGTGCCAAGCATTGTTTACACCACGTGTGTGCCAAGCATTGTTTACACCACGTGTGTGCCAAGCTTTATTTACACCACATGTGTGCCAATCTTTTTTTTACACCACATGTGTGCCAAGTTTTGTTTAGACCACATGTGTGCCAAGCTTTGTTTACACCACATGTGTGCCAAGTTTTGTTTACACCACATGTGTGCCAAGTTTTGTTTACACCACATGTGTGCCTGTCTCCAAGGTACCGGAAGTCGCCTCGTTGAACTTGAGGTGAACATCGCAACAGAGCGACGCTGAACACGAGGTGAACATCACACATCACAAAATAGTCCTGTTATTTCtacagtttctccatgctcttgtaTTTAGTTGCTTTGTCAGCTTATCTCcctgattaaaccatgagttCCTCATCTGCATTTAGTTTTTTCTTTTCGAACTGGGAAAAACTTATCTGTTGCCTCTATTcagttctgcgtgatgtagtccatgatgtcttgggccatctttcctctgagctctgtttccccatgttatatctgttaggaattttcttatctcctcatagtttccctttcagaacgtcagccttttgttttcttgtCCCTTCCAGGAGTACGTTAACCctacttcaaccagatactcaaatatcagtacactgtgattgctCATTTCCACGGGGGCCTCGAAattgatttcccttatgtcggattcGTTCAAAGTAAAAACCAGGTCATATCTAGCTGGTTCGtctttgcctctcattcttgtgggtcccctgacatgctgggtgggttaagaagtttcttgttgccacatccagtagtttagctctccatgtttcttcgCCTTCATGCGGTtcattgttctcccagtctatctctcTGTGGTTGAAATCTCCGATGATAAGCAGACGGGATTGATTTATACAGGCGACAGAGACTGCCCACATAATTATACTATTAACGGCAATGTTGTTTCTGTTATACAACATACATTTTGtccttggtcttctgtcatttgatggGGGATATACATCAATGCTATTACTACTTGTGGCTACTTGTGGCTATTACATCATACTCATTATGATGATGCTTGTGATTAGTAGGGCCAGttgtcctcctccccttccttccttcactttccttattacagtgtagtcctggggaaacaccacttttgttatgattcctgacagttttgtttctgtgagtcctattacatccagGTTTTCCTCTTGGGCTTTTTCCCTCTTACCCTAAGTTCACTTGCTtagtttgtaatcccatctatgtttgaataCATTATTTTGAAGCTGACTGTCTTCTGTCCAGCCTCAGTTACTTGTGATTCCACTGGAAAAGAGGGCCGTGGAGAGCCTGCGGATGGAGGTCAAGGAAGGTCTGtggtaggagggcgaggagggtctaggatgggggaataggaggattggggggggggggtaatgagaGCATGGGATTGGGGAGCAGGGAggggcatggggggagggggtgttgatgACCCGTTGTTATGTTGCCCAATATGACCTCTAACTACTGTTTCCACAACCGTTCTAGTTTTTAGTATCATAGGCTGAAAGTAGCTAGAAAATACATTATAGttttaacgtgaaaaaatagcatataatatattatatatgataataACCTTTGAACATTTCAAATATCTGAAAGCTGTTTTACATTTTGAATGAGTTGTTGAAAAAAGCATTATCTAAGGGTTTCACTCGCGATTTAAATTTGTTTATTTCAAATTTCTAAGATGGAGTTTGTGAGGAGTTGAATTGGGTTGTTAGATTGTGTTTAAGAAATGTCTTCTGCTTAAGTGTTGTTAACACTGTATATGAATTATTTTACATTGTAAGTGAATTATTTTTACATTGTAAGTGAAAGATTTGACATTGTAGGTGAATGATTTTACATTGTAAGTGAATGATTTTACATTGTAAGTAAATGATA
It encodes the following:
- the LOC123757539 gene encoding cuticle protein 16.8, which produces MKCCVLVFLGLVAMVAARPDFDFSAEDSHQVQDIDDDNTITGSYSWTSPEGVKYFVKYIADENGFRVLESNAVPATASGVKADGRQGSFVSSEEHDDRK
- the LOC123757542 gene encoding cuticular protein 47Eg-like, which encodes MNTYLVVLLGVAALVAARPDFSLEDIHQDQVIGKDNTITGSYSWTSPEGVEYFVKYIADKDGYRVLESNAVPVTADGVKADGRQGSFVSSEEDDDDRK